A single Hippocampus zosterae strain Florida chromosome 17, ASM2543408v3, whole genome shotgun sequence DNA region contains:
- the stk17al gene encoding serine/threonine kinase 17a like, which yields MLSAAKIDNKSGMMAKVHTRIRADPFSANYELAGKELGRGKFAVVKKCTEKSTGKQYAAKFLRKRRKGQDCRVDILNEIAVLELAKCNPYVVALHEVYETATEIVLVLECAGGGEIFDQCVADNDDAFTEKDVIRLARQILMGVAFLHCNNVVHLDLKPQNILLTSARPLGDIRIVDFGLSRHMDSISEVREILGTPEYVAPEILSYEPISTATDMWSIGVLTYVMLTGESPFLGDHKQETFLNISQVSVEYSHDTFQDISPLAVDFIKSLLVKNPRKRATAEECLSHPWLKPHPLVHHHLHATRSSSSLDEPDAGDTSQSEESEPESPAPSPELGLMDSYLTCPCQGELKTGCGSFSFAEPPFAPRPEIQQELIC from the exons ATGCTAAGTGCAGCGAAGATTGACAACAAGAGCGGAATGATGGCAAAAGTTCACACAAGGATAAGAGCGGATCCCTTCTCGGCCAATTACGAGCTGGCTGGCAAAGAACTGGGCCG GGGAAAGTTTGCGGTGGTGAAGAAGTGCACGGAGAAGTCGACGGGCAAGCAGTACGCCGCCAAGTTCCTGCGCAAGCGGCGGAAGGGTCAGGACTGCCGCGTGGACATCCTCAACGAGATCGCCGTGCTGGAGCTGGCCAAGTGCAACCCGTACGTTGTGGCCCTTCATGAGGTCTACGAGACGGCTACCGAGATCGTCCTGGTGCTTGAATG TGCCGGCGGTGGCGAGATCTTCGACCAGTGCGTCGCCGACAACGACGACGCATTCACAGAGAAAGACGTCATCCGGTTGGCCCGACAGATTCTGATGGGGGTGGCTTTCCTGCATTGCAACAATGTTGTGCATCTTGATCTGAAG CCACAGAACATCCTGCTGACCAGCGCGAGGCCCCTGGGTGACATCCGCATCGTGGATTTCGGCCTGTCCAGACACATGGACAGCATCAGCGAGGTCCGGGAGATTCTGGGTACTCCGGAGTATGTCG CACCAGAGATTCTGAGCTATGAACCCATCAGCACTGCGACGGACATGTG GAGCATCGGGGTACTGACCTACGTGATGCTGACTGGCGAGTCGCCCTTCCTGGGCGATCACAAGCAGGAGACGTTCCTCAACATCTCACAAGTCAGCGTCGAGTACTCGCACGATACCTTCCAGGACATCTCGCCGCTGGCCGTCGACTTCATCAAGTCGCTGTTGGTGAAAAACCCCAG GAAGAGAGCCACGGCGGAAGAATGCCTGAGCCACCCTTGGCTCAAACCCCACCCCCTCGTGCACCACCACCTCCACGCCACGCGGTCCTCCTCATCCTTGGACGAACCCGACGCCGGCGACACCAGCCAGTCCGAGGAATCCGAGCCCGAGAGCCCGGCGCCGTCCCCGGAGCTGGGCCTGATGGACTCGTACCTAACGTGCCCGTGTCAGGGCGAGTTGAAGACGGGCTGCGGCTCCTTCAGCTTCGCCGAGCCGCCCTTCGCCCCTCGGCCCGAAATACAGCAGGAGCTCATCTGCTGA